A genomic region of Zea mays cultivar B73 chromosome 6, Zm-B73-REFERENCE-NAM-5.0, whole genome shotgun sequence contains the following coding sequences:
- the LOC100282435 gene encoding shwachman-Bodian-Diamond syndrome protein, producing the protein MSRTLVQPVGQKRLTNVAVVRLRKHGQRFEIACFPNKVLSWRSRVEKDIDEVLQSHTVYSNVSKGILANSKELAKAFGTDDLTQICIEILEKGELQVSGKEREAQLSSQFRDIATIVMEKTINPETRRPYTITMIERLMHEIHFAVDPNLTSKEQALKVIKKLTEHFPIKRAPLRVRFTAPKPNFPGLTEKIGGWNATIISKDELSTQPSIVCEIEPSLLRSCEERLKDVQGRVEVLSVSTHVESGPSVEQHNSVEVPHAAPVKEPDAVAQISETMQKQSISTESQGNAQGKQQRRCKECDVLVEDKLYREHCKSGWHKHNYTRHKNGLPPLSQEECMVEMELADSKKDLKDYDF; encoded by the exons ATGTCGCGGACGCTGGTGCAGCCGGTGGGGCAGAAGCGCCTCACCAACGTGGCTGTGGTGCGGCTGCGCAAGCACGGCCAGCGCTTCGAGATCGCCTGCTTCCCAAACAAGGTGCTCTCGTGGCGCTCCCGCGTCGAGAAGGACATCGACGAGGTGCTCCAGTCCCACACCGTCTACTCCAACGTCTCCAAGGGCATCCTCGCCAACTCCAAGGAACTCGCCAAGGCCTTCGGCACCGACGACCTTACCCAAATCTGCATCGAG ATTCTGGAGAAAGGGGAACTCCAGGTCTCCGGCAAGGAGAGGGAGGCGCAGCTCTCCAGCCAGTTCCGCGACATCGCAACTATTGTCATGGAGAAGACCATCAACCCAGAGACCCGCCGCCCCTACACCATCACCATGATCGAGCGCCTCATGCACGAGATACACTTCGCCGTCGACCCAAACCTCACCTCCAAGGAACAG GCTCTAAAAGTTATCAAGAAGCTCACAGAGCATTTCCCCATAAAGCGTGCACCGCTAAGGGTGCGGTTCACTGCACCAAAACCCAATTTTCCAGGCCTTACGGAGAAGATTGGCGGATGGAATGCTACCATAATTTCAAAGGATGAATTGAGCACTCAGCCTTCTATT GTATGCGAGATCGAGCCATCTCTTCTGCGCTCATGTGAGGAGCGGTTGAAGGATGTCCAAGGGAGGGTCGAAGTGCTGTCTGTCTCCACGCACGTAGAAAGTGGCCCATCTGTGGAACAACACAACAGTGTGGAAGTGCCACACGCGGCTCCTGTAAAGGAACCTGATGCTGTTGCTCAGATAAGTGAGACCATGCAGAAACAGAGCATTTCTACTGAAAGCCAGGGCAATGCACAAGGCAAGCAACAGAGAAGGTGCAAGGAGTGTGATGTACTCGTGGAGGACAAGCTTTACAGAGAGCACTGCAAGAGTGGGTGGCACAAACACAACTACACACGCCACAAGAATGGGCTCCCGCCTCTCAGCCAAGAGGAGTGTATGGTGGAGATGGAATTGGCCGACTCCAAGAAAGACCTTAAAGACTACGATTTCTGA